The Orcinus orca chromosome 16, mOrcOrc1.1, whole genome shotgun sequence genome includes a window with the following:
- the SRMS gene encoding LOW QUALITY PROTEIN: tyrosine-protein kinase Srms (The sequence of the model RefSeq protein was modified relative to this genomic sequence to represent the inferred CDS: inserted 1 base in 1 codon), with amino-acid sequence MEPFFRKLLTFLSFFWDKIWPAGAPRFPNPDSDADVEPEPAAAEPPTAEPCNPPAPAQLFRAXDFTARSAEDLSVSRGERLHALREEGGYILARRLAGWPSTGLVPITYVAKAAPETLWNQPIKDLNGTSLKRMHHSAQGEFFNVISYKRNGIKTRMG; translated from the exons ATGGAGCCCTTCTTCAGGAAGCTGCTGACCTTCCTGTCCTTCTTCTGGGACAAGATCTGGCCGGCGGGCGCGCCGCGGTTCCCGAACCCGGACTCCGACGCCGACGTGGAGCCGGAACCCGCGGCAGCGGAGCCCCCCACCGCGGAGCCCTGCAACCCCCCGGCCCCCGCGCAGCTCTTCAGGG CTGACTTCACGGCGCGGAGCGCGGAGGACCTGAGTGTCAGCCGCGGGGAGAGGCTGCACGCCCTCAGGGAGGAGGGCGGCTACATCCTCGCCCGCCGGCTCGCGGGCTGGCCTAGCACGGGGCTGGTGCCCATCACCTACGTGGCCAAGGCCGCCCCTGAGACGCTCTGGAACCAGCC gataaaagacCTGAACGGAACTTCACTAAAGAGAATGCACCATTCAGCACAGGGAGAGTTCTTCAACGTCATCAGTTataagagaaatggaattaaaaccaGGATGGGATAG
- the PTK6 gene encoding LOW QUALITY PROTEIN: protein-tyrosine kinase 6 (The sequence of the model RefSeq protein was modified relative to this genomic sequence to represent the inferred CDS: inserted 1 base in 1 codon; deleted 3 bases in 2 codons; substituted 1 base at 1 genomic stop codon), with amino-acid sequence MLVAVKVIRPGGWGPPGAWGSGGGQQEHKYVGLWDFEARTAQELSFRAGDLFHVARKEEEWWWTVLLDRVGRALAKETVGLEPWFFGRISLSEALHRLQATGNELGAFLIRVSEKPGANCVLSVRDQQTVRHYKIWWQDGQLHLNEAVSFLSLPKLVDHHEAQSLSHGLWLTSPRRKHELEPLPHCDDWERPREEFTLCRKLGSGYFGEVFKGLWKDKVRVAIKVIVRAELLRRHTFXSEIRAMKKPRHKPILALXGDPGYIITELLPKGSLLELLRDSDEKTLPISELVGIAAQVAGGMCYLELHNYIHGDLAARNILVGENNICKIGDLGLGRLIKNVYLFHDHSIPYKWTAPEALSRGHYSIKSDTWSFGVLLHEISSRGQMPCPGTGHVHTFLRVEAAYRMPCPLECPPTTHKLMLSCWHRDPKQRPRFKGLREKLSSLRRYENLLRRPPP; translated from the exons ATGCTCGTGGCGGTCAAGGTCATCAGACCAGGTGGGTGGGGGCCCCCTGGAGCCTGGGGCAGTGGCGGTGGGCAGCAGGAGCACAAGTATGTGGGCCTCTGGGACTTCGAGGCCCGCACAGCCCAGGAGCTGAGCTTCCGGGCAGGGGACCTCTTCCATGTGGCCAGAAAGGAGGAGGAGTGGTGGTGGACCGTGCTGCTGGACCGGGTGGGCAGGGCTCTGGCCAAGGAGACGGTGGGGTTGGAGCC GTGGTTCTTTGGCCGGATCTCTCTCTCGGAAGCCCTGCACCGACTGCAGGCCACGGGCAACGAGCTGGGGGCCTTCCTGATCCGGGTCAGCGAGAAGCCGGGCGCCAACTGCGTCCTCT CGGTGCGGGACCAGCAGACCGTTCGCCACTACAAGATCTGGTGGCAGGACGGCCAGTTGCACCTCAACGAGGCTGTGTCCTTCCTCAGCCTACCCAAGCTCGTGGACCACCACGAGGCCCAGAGCCTGTCCCACGGCCTGTGGCTGACCTCGCCCCGCCGAAAG CATGAGCTGGAGCCCCTGCCCCACTGTGACGATTGGGAGAGGCCTCGGGAAGAGTTCACGCTCTGCAGGAAGCTGGGC TCTGGCTACTTTGGGGAGGTCTTCAAAGGGCTCTGGAAGGACAAGGTCCGAGTGGCCATCAAGGTGATCGTCCGAG CTGAGCTTCTGCGTCGGCACACGTTCTAGTCGGAGATCCGGGCCATGAAGAAGCCGCGGCACAAGCCCATCCTGGCAC TGGGGGACCCTGGGTACATCATCACAGAGCTCCTGCCCAAGGGGAGCCTGCTGGAGCTGCTGCGGG ACTCCGATGAGAAAACCCTGCCCATCTCGGAGCTGGTGGGCATTGCAGCACAGGTGGCCGGGGGCATGTGCTACCTGGAATTGCATAATTACATCCACGGGGATCTGGCCGCCAGGAACATCCTCGTGGGGGAAAACAACATCTGCAAAATCGGGGACTTGGGGCTGGGCAGGCTCATCAAG AACGTCTACCTCTTCCATGACCACAGCATCCCTTACAAGTGGACTGCCCCCGAGGCACTCTCCCGAGGGCATTACTCCATCAAATCTGACACCTGGTCCTTCGGGGTTCTCCTCCATGAGATTTCCAGCAGGGGTCAGATGCCCTGTCCAGGTactgg GCATGTCCATACCTTCCTGAGGGTAGAGGCGGCCTACCGCATGCCCTGCCCCCTGGAGTGcccacccacc acacacaagcTGATGCTCTCGTGCTGGCACAGGGACCCCAAGCAGAGGCCCCGCTTCAAAGGGCTGCGGGAAAAGCTCTCCAGCCTCAGAAGGTACGAGAACCTGCTGCGTCGGCCGCCTCCTTGA
- the PPDPF gene encoding pancreatic progenitor cell differentiation and proliferation factor: protein MAAIPSSGSLVATHDYYRRRLGSTSSNSSCGSAEYPGEGIPRHPGLPRADPGHWWASFFFGKSTLPFMATVLESPEHSEPAQASTGTITCDVAREAVGKQQPGGQPGQTNSRPPS, encoded by the exons ATGGCAGCCATCCCCTCCAGCGGCTCACTCGTGGCCACCCACGACTACTACCGGC GCCGCCTGGGCTCCACTTCCAGTAACAGCTCCTGCGGAAGTGCCGAGTACCCTGGGGAAGGCATCCCCCGCCACCCCG GTCTCCCCAGAGCTGACCCGGGACACTGGTGGGCCAGCTTCTTTTTCGGGAAGTCCACTCTCCCGTTCATGGCCACAGTGTTGGAGTCCCCAGAGCA CTCAGAACCAGCCCAGGCCTCCACCGGCACGATCACCTGTGACGTGGCTCGGGAAGCCGTGGGGAAGCAGCAGCCTGGCGGCCAGCCTGGCCAAACCAACTCCAGGCCCCCGTCCTGA